The following proteins are encoded in a genomic region of Paenibacillus sp. FSL R7-0273:
- a CDS encoding glycosyltransferase family 2 protein, giving the protein MNKTVSLCMIVKNEENTLARCLESVAGKVDEIIIVDTGSEDATIETAARFTSNIHHFEWTGSFSEARNYSIQQATCDYILIMDADEYLDEKSDLYKEIVSDADYFLLKIKNYISYAETFTHKAVRLFKNNDQLYFKSHLHEHINVLDKRYTFVGGEADLLLHHTGYNKETIEEKDKLQRNLSIMIKAVNENPNGYNLFNMGRTYVALGETEKAVKLFQQAYPLCKDKVFLPDLLSFLALSLGKLDKHEDGLRIIEDALQLFSSDSEMRYIHGQMLLEAGYQEEAILSFKKCLLIGNQTEGTMISEGSGGYKARFMLAEIYDKQRKITQSYEETVQVLREKKTYSPALKKYFEIVTKANLPVEEVYHNIEFIYNVQNINDLRLLLDTLYVLRHPLLSKYVGKFNIEPPPHIIAVALQYDKKYEQALEQWSDIAEYPAEAGEDLLLLSVILKDTALFRRARPLLNLSNRESDVLMSLVNRQDSSNVRLTTSLEKLLIEVCRHLIILHEFEIFESVLGLLLKGSVETKYNICLLLADYSFTEVAIDILIKLYDEQPNNIKVITLLGDLCFQSNYLEDAHLFYTKLMDLKPVYSTYERCYQCYQKQNDIKGMSIMNNEIRQKFPVVTWIDHTYVN; this is encoded by the coding sequence ATGAATAAAACAGTATCACTATGCATGATTGTAAAGAATGAAGAGAATACACTGGCACGTTGTTTGGAAAGTGTTGCCGGTAAGGTGGACGAAATTATTATTGTAGACACAGGATCGGAAGATGCCACTATAGAGACTGCAGCTCGGTTTACTTCAAACATTCACCACTTTGAATGGACTGGTAGTTTTTCCGAGGCGAGAAACTACAGTATTCAACAGGCTACCTGTGATTATATTCTTATCATGGATGCGGATGAATATCTGGACGAGAAATCTGATCTTTATAAGGAAATTGTTTCAGATGCGGATTATTTCTTATTGAAAATTAAAAATTATATATCCTATGCGGAAACCTTTACACATAAGGCAGTAAGATTATTTAAGAATAATGATCAGCTTTATTTCAAGAGTCATCTGCATGAACATATTAATGTATTGGATAAACGTTATACTTTCGTTGGAGGAGAGGCAGATCTGCTCCTTCACCATACGGGCTACAACAAAGAGACGATAGAAGAGAAGGATAAACTGCAAAGAAATCTTTCTATTATGATTAAAGCTGTTAATGAGAATCCTAATGGATATAATTTGTTTAATATGGGGAGGACTTATGTAGCTCTTGGTGAAACAGAGAAAGCTGTTAAATTGTTTCAACAAGCTTACCCTTTGTGTAAAGATAAAGTATTTTTGCCAGATCTGCTGTCCTTTCTCGCTTTGAGTCTGGGAAAGTTGGATAAGCATGAAGATGGTTTAAGAATCATAGAGGATGCGCTTCAGTTATTTTCTTCGGATTCTGAAATGCGTTATATTCATGGACAAATGCTCTTGGAGGCCGGTTATCAGGAAGAAGCGATATTATCATTCAAGAAGTGTCTCCTCATTGGGAATCAAACAGAAGGAACGATGATATCTGAAGGTTCAGGAGGTTATAAAGCCCGGTTTATGCTGGCTGAAATATATGACAAGCAAAGAAAAATAACTCAAAGCTATGAAGAGACCGTTCAGGTCCTACGAGAGAAGAAAACGTATTCTCCGGCTTTGAAAAAGTATTTTGAAATCGTAACGAAAGCAAATCTCCCTGTTGAGGAGGTCTATCACAATATAGAGTTCATATATAATGTTCAGAATATTAACGACTTAAGGCTGTTGCTGGATACCCTATACGTCTTGAGGCACCCGTTGCTTAGTAAATATGTGGGGAAATTTAATATCGAACCACCACCCCATATTATCGCGGTGGCTTTACAATATGATAAGAAATATGAGCAGGCACTTGAACAATGGTCTGATATTGCCGAATATCCTGCTGAAGCGGGAGAAGATCTGCTGTTGCTTTCTGTTATTCTTAAGGATACTGCCCTTTTTCGTAGAGCGCGTCCACTTTTGAATTTAAGCAACAGAGAGAGTGACGTTTTAATGAGTTTAGTCAACAGACAAGATAGTTCCAATGTTCGATTAACTACTAGTTTAGAAAAACTGCTTATTGAAGTTTGCCGTCATCTTATCATACTGCACGAATTTGAAATCTTTGAAAGTGTGTTAGGGCTCCTTTTGAAGGGAAGCGTAGAAACGAAGTACAACATATGCCTTTTACTCGCGGATTATAGTTTTACAGAGGTAGCAATTGATATTTTGATCAAGCTATATGACGAACAACCAAATAACATAAAGGTTATTACATTACTTGGTGATCTTTGTTTTCAAAGTAACTATCTCGAAGATGCTCATTTATTCTATACCAAACTCATGGACTTAAAACCTGTCTATAGCACTTATGAGCGCTGTTACCAATGCTACCAGAAGCAAAATGATATTAAAGGTATGAGTATTATGAACAATGAAATTAGACAAAAATTCCCTGTGGTTACTTGGATTGATCATACTTATGTTAACTAA